The Citrus sinensis cultivar Valencia sweet orange chromosome 4, DVS_A1.0, whole genome shotgun sequence DNA segment CCATTGCGGgtgggtttagtattataaatgaaaatccacacatggatgcgggtgggtttggtattaaccttatatccggtggatacccgcatgaATATCCACTAAATCcgcattatttttttctaaatatttttaatttaatttaaatctaaaaatgtataaagaaaataatgtcattaatcaaattaccaaatagccaaaggctcaaagttgtgtatgtgtgtatgtggccCATCTcttattctaaagtcataacctaaagaaaactaaaggcatttcccttcgaattagtatttgaaaatattaattttaattattattataggcattgtgttggatgggtgcttatgatggtgaatgaaatgaatatcttctcttggagcttattttaaatgataatatgaaatgtaattattatttttagatactagtttgtgttttttaaatagatttgtgtaatttatacttaaatttgagaatttgtgttgaattgatgtgaaaattttaatttttcatttacattgtttaaatataaaattgagtatgttatatggaatttgaggttattattataaatttatatattaaacatttgtgattttaaatacagaaatccgcaaaaaatccgctgaataccattgcgggtttggtaattgttaaaaccaaCTGCGAgtggatttttttaaaaaaattaaaatttactgcAGGTTACAGGtggatttaataatttaaattttatgcggatttaaatttaataataaaaaatccgCTGCGAGCGGTGTTcattgtcatccctaatgACGatgaaacaattaaaaaatatactaaTAAAAGTATTATCTACCTCTGCGATTGTATCACACACCTCACCACTAGATGTCCACACTATAGCACTACCCAGCAGCTAGTTCTGATATCATATGTTCCATCTGATTGGACCAAAAGCAAAATCCCCAACAAATCAATGTCACCAACATCATTTCAATCAATCACACTCTTTTCAAATCTCAAAAACACCCTCAATAACCCCAAATATTACAGCTAATAACCAAATAAAACGACACTCTTCACGTGCGTTTCAGCAATTTCGTGCTCTTACGAGCAATCATACGATATTACGATTCTTTATCATACTGTACGAGGAATGAACAAATCAACTTTTTAACCAATACCTGTTCGTATCAGCAAATTACATCATGGCGCGTCATCAACTCGAGCCGCACAACTTTGACGTGTCACACTCTGACTCGTCTGTCACTGACccattatttaaaatcattttgtgcGCCATTAACTTCACCCACTTTTGGGATGCCGCCAGAAAATTTTATACTAGCAACTTGACCCGCGCAAAACTGTAGAAAACGTGCACGTTAGCATCAAggctttttaattaaaaataaaagttttaaagcTCTGGCAAACATGTTCCGAATAATAAATTGGCACACGTACTAAAATTGATGAacaattttccttttcattccttttctattaaaaaaaatttatatggtacactttcatcaaatttggtcaataaaaaaaattaatatttaattttaactaaattaattttcgtcTCGAATAAGTCATACTTCAACAAAttcatgaaaaattatattggaTCTAACTTAAAGATTGTAAGGAgattaaaaattgttatagGCAAacccaatttaaaaataataataatagttatgaagaaatttcaattaaaatcgTAAAATAAGTTTGAATTTAAGCCCAAACAAGACACTTaacccaataaaaaattatgccaATTGCTATTCCCGCCACACGTTTCACATTATAATTTGGAGATAAGTTTATAAAACATAatcacataattaatttttaatctcataagttttgtttttaaatgacaaaattcataattaaagaTTTGATATAAATTCTCAAGCGCAAGTTAGCAATACCCAccaaatggaaaattaaaaggaataaaaGGAATAAGCAACTTCTTCCTAcgctttttatttgtaatgaagtttaaaaaaattgcagaGCTCCGAAAGGGCCATTAATGGCGAATCAACCAAGAACCCGCAAAAGGGTTCATGCAATACGTCGAGCTCCAGATGGTAGCGCTTTTGAAAAGTGGTACACAGTTGCAAAATGCTTATTATGGCAtcgttcttttttcttttcttttttttttcttgctttaaagtgtaatttttgtttttatatttttgtttttgggtaTGTTGCAGCGATCGTTGTGAAGCTATGGTGCCGATTGCATTGGTTGACATGCACGAGTGTGAAGCAAAAGTTAAGAACAAAGTGAAGAGATTCAAAGGTGTTTGTGAAAAACCAAAACTTGTGAAACAGGACTCTTACAGTGACCAAATTAGATCGCCTTTTCGAATCTTTATGTAAGTTCTTAACTTTCATTGTTTCTTTGACTAGGTtcccattttatttaatcgGGTACCATCTTAATATGTGCCATattgtttatttcaattgaCTGAGTCgatataaatgtgtaaaagcTCTAGCTTTCTTGATCACCATGCATTTAGATTTGTTTTGTAGAGCGTTTTTAATGTCCCCTTTTTTTGGTCTCTATTGTAGCTACAAAAAGTCTTACGCTGTCTTGGGAGCGACTTCAATGTTGTTAGAAGCACttttaaatactaaaaagCGAAATTGTTTATTCATAATAGTGTCTGGTTGAATGGATAGAAGTGCATTTGGTGCTTTCTACAAAAGTATCTAACAAATGTTCGCTGAAAATCTCAAATGTGGTTTTCCAGGGAAACATTTGTGGAGACTTGTGGTAGTCGGGAATTGATTGACATTGATCAAAAAGGGTTCGAGAAATGGAAGAATATGTCGAAGGAGGTAACATTCAGAACAGAAAATTATGTGCAAATCCTTGCTAGTTGTTTTATGTTGGTATCTTAATATTATTGCATTTGCCTTGTGTTTTTCAGGAGAGGCAACCGTATGTCATTAAGGCAGAAATGCTGGATGCAGCGCACCAGAGGGCTTTGCTTGAAGAAGTTACTAGTATGCCGAGGGTAATTTACCTTTTTGGCTCTTGATGTTGTgatattctgaaattgaatggCATTTAAGCTCACCTTGTTGTATTGATAATAAGCTCTTGGAATAAATATATCGTCAGCTTAAGGCTTCAAAGTTACATTATCTAGTAATTTCCTGTTTTGTATAAAATAGTTCCGTGGGAACTAAATTGGAattctcaaccaatatatCATGTGCAAAATGATTGTTGGCTTATCCTTCAATTGGACTTCTGGTAGTAGTTTCCTTCAATGAAGAGAAATTGAAGGGAGTCGCGTATCttgatatatttttgtctaattttaatatgtttgtaAATGACAGAATCATAGAGATTGATTTTTGCTCTTTGTCGAATTTCATAGTTGAATGAAtgtcatttcacaatattGTGATACTTGATTCCTTCTGACTGGTTGATTCTTTATTTACTATCATCTGTTGAAATGTAAACTTTTCCTTGTTTCCGTGAAATTGCAGTTTATGGATGATGAAGCAGATTCAGCAATGGTCTGGAAGTATGATAAGGTTAGTTACTTCAACTTTGCAAAACACACTCTTTATAACTTGGACTTATTTACCTTCAAATTCTAATTGATTGTTTCTGGCTCTTAGTCCTATGATCCTATTTATTCTACAGAGATTCTGAAGTGTTCTAATAGCTCTGGATTTGAGAGCTTAAACACATACAATCGGTATGCTTTTCATTATGAATTTAAAGCTAAATGGTCTTTTTGCAATCAACATCTGACACTACTTACTCATTGAAAACTTCATGAAACAGGGAAGTAATGGATCTGTGGACTCTTGAGCGGTCTCATAGTAGATGGCTCCctttctttgaaattttgtgttGAAGGGGCACAATATGATATGCAATGGCAGAAAATCAGTATTCTTAAACAGAATTTTTGCTGTAAGCGTATCTTCTCAAAGGCAAGTCATTTTGGCTAGTGTACAGTAGCAGTAGGATGTTGGGTTTCTACAGGGTAATTAGCTATTATAATCGATATGCTTTAATGTGTTTTTTGCTATTTGGAGGAACAATTTTGTTCATATTTTTGCCGTTTAGTTGATTTGGTTCCTCcgatcccaaaaaaaaaaaaatgatttggttCCTCCTGTGAACACATTGCCCGTCTACTCTCTGATTCTCTTATAATGGATATGAATGGATTGAAGGACATTATATTGGACAAGCTTTTGTTATTGTTCATAAGCCTTGTGAAATTTgtgtcaatttttattaaagtgtTGCTTCATTCGGGATGGAGGATGAGAATTGAAAATGGAGATTTAATGAAAGTTTCTTCAAGGTAGTGAAAGCTATAAATCCAGGGTacatataatttaaagagggatGGAATGTGGTGCATGATAATTGAAAAAGACGGttctattcaaattttttttcatcaaggGCCACCACAAGGGAAATTTGAAGTGGCGTGATGAGTTAAATTTTAGCAGacgaatttgatttatttattaattgaaccAAGAACACTAATTGTtaattccattaattttttattgtgttagTTTAGGTTAAGTCTGCGTTACTCCAGAAGTAAACATATCCTAATAGTGTTGAGTCgatttgtatttaattattcataatttgtaTGCATACTACTATATGGTtctgattattttaattttattttattattcagtAATTATcaactatattttttaaaaaattaataaaaaagttagATCGACATTAAATCCAAATCCCTTTAAAAttgaatcatttttaaaatattgcaCATGTAGCATAGATTtatttagggatggcaattgggAGGGGAAGGGACCAATCTCCTCGTATccatttatgatattttgtgTATGTTTCCGTTCCCTTCCCATTcctgtcaaaattatttaagagaatCCTCATCTTCTCtctgaataataataagggaTCTTCGAGAGTCTCCGatctttgaataattaatattttttttttgtttttgattttgagttaatcatattaaaataaaaaattcaaataaaaataaacttcaaaatatatcttatattaatatctattacaaaagtcatatacattaaattagtaagtaatgcagcatgcaagggatacaaattatcatgaacaaattaatagcctaatacaaaattattacaaataaaattaaatttagattcaaaattaacttttcaatggtggtgtggacactttataaatgtggattattttatttacaatacaATAGTTAAGTCGAAGCAAATTaagagcaaatattatattagattagatattaaaattgtgatttgctGTGggtaattataacatctaaaaataaataaaaaatagatttaagtttaaaatatttaatgaatattaaaattaaaacaaaagttttgggctaatagaatctgttcggtctttttaatgtcttaaataaaaattttggactttaattagttaattaagcttaaaagtttaataatataaatattttgatattttttatttttatcaatacttataattttataattcaaattttattatttatttactagtaattttaaaaattaaaaattaaaatggagaaatgggtaggggatgagGATTCTACCTCATTTCCGTCCCCTctccgaataagaaattaggtATGAAATTATTCTCATACCCTTCTCGAATGAGAAAAATCCCTAAAGATACCCCGTTCTCGTGAAaatttttgtcatccctagttttatttaaaaaataaaaataagttaacaCAATATAATTCTGCGGCCATAAGGAAATTTTACATGTGgaaaactcaaatccaacatGAGTAGTATATTGGGAACTCATATTCAACTTGATTAATgatcatgttaattttaataatttagattAATCAAACCTGTTCATGTAGTATTCATTCATGTCAAAGTGACGGATCAACGTCACACGGTCAGAGATTGCTCCCCTTAATTTTGCAATGTTAGAGCCGACGTCGTTTCAGCACTTTTAAATGAGGTCGCATCTACTGTTATCACACGTGGCAACATCAGATGCAGGgtttcttaaaaagaaaaaaagtttaagaTGTCACGTAACTTAATGAATTCCACGTGAGCCTTACACGTGCTGCCCTCCgcttatttattatcattattttgtattatttgcaaaagaaaaataaattaaaatgaattgcAAAATTAGAAGTTCATATAGCTCGCCCTCCATCTTCGAAGCAATGCCTCAAATGGACTGCACATACAGCAATATCAGAAGCACTTCTTTGCTAATTCCTTCAAGACCTGCTCTCAGCTCTGCACATCAGCTTTTCTTCCCTTCAACGCTCAAACTATCGGTCTGCTGCTtgtcttcattttcattttttttcagttactttctttttttaatttaatttaatataacaatgctattttattatttttgtagaaaTTTAAACGTCTGGTGATTAAAAACGCTTGTGGCTTTGATGAAAATGGATCCTTTAATGGGTTTCCAATTACACCCAACAAGCTTTTTATGCAAGAGGTATTGTGTTATAATggattgtcttttttttttaataaattctggCTGTTGGATTATTATATAGGTTTGAAAAGAGCTCGATTATGGTTTCTgggtttgttttaaattttctttaatgatttattttggtgtaaaagattcatttttaagtttttttgtgtgtttgtttGTATTTAAGGCTATTGGAGCTGAATATGGTGAAGGTTTTGAGACTTTTAGACAAGATGGGCCGTTAAAAGTTGATGTGGTTAGTAATTTCTGTGATTATTGATACTTATTAGTCAATTTAGCTGCCTTGTTATGGTTGAAATAAAAgagtttagtttatttattaagaatttaattaattttttcttttttacgtGTACAGGATTTTTTGAATGATAGATTACAGGAAGGATTTCTTAAACGGATTCGGTATGCCATGAAGCCGGATGAAGCCTATGGGCTCATTTTCTCTTGGGATGTGGTGGTAAAGTTTTAATCTTTGCTCATGTTTTGTGAGGAGTCATGTAATGACTTAAATGT contains these protein-coding regions:
- the LOC102612396 gene encoding high mobility group B protein 7 isoform X2, coding for MANQPRTRKRVHAIRRAPDGSAFEKCDRCEAMVPIALVDMHECEAKVKNKVKRFKGVCEKPKLVKQDSYSDQIRSPFRIFMETFVETCGSRELIDIDQKGFEKWKNMSKEERQPYVIKAEMLDAAHQRALLEEVTSMPRFMDDEADSAMVWKYDKRF
- the LOC102612396 gene encoding high mobility group B protein 7 isoform X1, with the translated sequence MANQPRTRKRVHAIRRAPDGSAFEKCDRCEAMVPIALVDMHECEAKVKNKVKRFKGVCEKPKLVKQDSYSDQIRSPFRIFMETFVETCGSRELIDIDQKGFEKWKNMSKEERQPYVIKAEMLDAAHQRALLEEVTSMPRFMDDEADSAMVWKYDKSYDPIYSTEILKCSNSSGFESLNTYNREVMDLWTLERSHSRWLPFFEILC